From Symphalangus syndactylus isolate Jambi chromosome 5, NHGRI_mSymSyn1-v2.1_pri, whole genome shotgun sequence:
GCTTCATGagctccttcccttccccctgcAAGGTCACGGTGCCCACCCCGTGAGCCACTGTTGTCACAGCCAAGCCTTTTTCTGGCCATCTCTCACTATGAATCACTTCTGCAGTGAGTACAGTATTTACCGTGGCGGGAGGGCCTCTCAGATATGAGTAGGACCCGGATTAAGGTCAGGTTGGAGGAAACTCCCACGGGATAAGAGGCACTTTCTGAATCTCAGATCCCTCAGCCAAGATGACCTCACCACATGTCATCTCTCTCTATCAGCAAATCCTTCCATGTGGCTTGACCATGTCTAGGAAACACCTTTGATAAAAATCAGTGGAGATTAATGTCTCGGAGGATCCCCGGGCCTCCTTAGGCTAATGTTATCTAACGCTCTTTAAGCAAACAGAGCCTGCCCTATAAAATGCGGGGCTCAGGCGGCCTCTCATCCCTGACTCAGGGTCGCCTTTGGAGCAGAGAGGAGGCAATGGCCGCCATGGAGAACAAGGTGATCTGCGCCCTGGTCCTGGTGTCCATGCTGGCCCTCGGCACCCTGGCCGAGGCCCAGACAGGTAAGGCGTGCTTCTTCCTGCTGTGTGGGGCCACAGCCAGCTCGGGCAGCCTCCGCCAGGAGCCACTgttttacatacatatttttgagcacctattttgtgccaggtgctgttctaggcCCTTAAAAGTATATCCAATTTACAGGATCGGCAAAAGCAGATGGAGAGTGACACAGGGTGGCAGGGCCCCGAGAGACCTTCGAGAAGTGCGACAAGGAGGGGGCTGCCCTCAGTCGGGGCTGTTTTCCCCTGTTGGGAAGACGATACAATCCTCTCAAGTGTCATGTTTCAAAGAGGAAGTGTCAGGGTGGGCTCTCAGAATAGTGCTTCCGAGTGTTCGTGCCAACATCTCCCCCAGGGGCAGACCCTCCCAAGGCCCATCCAGATAGGCCCAAATGCCCATCCCAGTGGTGGCCAACTGGGAGACCCTCTCCCACAGATTCCCGGGCTCCCCTGGGATCCACGCTCTGGGAGTCAAAGCCACCTCTCTCATGAGTGCGTGGCTGGCACCCCCTATTCCCTGGTGTCGTCAAGTGGATCGGTTGCCTGGGTCCTTctagggaggggaggaggaggccaCTCTTGCTTCCTTGGGAAGTGTTTGCATCTCAACTCCTTTACCTGCAGAATGGATCAACAGTCTGCCCTAGGGCTGTCAGGAAATGCTGTGTGGCAGCATCTGCAACTTGCACTTTGCCAGCTGCAGAAGCTGAATAACTTATTTGCTGTTGTTAGGTACAGTTTCATGGTGGGGGCAGGAGAAAGGGCTTTCCACGTTTCCAAAGCAAGGGTTTCCAGAGAGGCCTGAAGAGGGAGCGCCCAGTGGTGGTGTCTGTTCCCCCACCACCCTCCAGCCACCTCTTGATCGCTGCTGTGGGGTACGGGGACTGAGGGGCGGGCTTGGGCAGCATAGAAGAGGAGCTGGCATCGGGCTGCAGTGGGAAGACCCCCAAGCCCATGGCAGGGAGCTGGGGAGCTTTGGAACCCAAGAGAGGAAGTGGCCTCGGTGTACAGAACGAACTGGATGGGTCCCCATGCTGGCCACCCCCAGGGCCATCTGCCTCCACCCTTGCCCCCAACCCAGCCCCCAGCTCTGCCCCCTGTGCTGTGGGATCACAGAGGCCGTGGCaagctcccctccccaccccacacacccTCTGGCTCAAGGCTCAGAGCGTCTTTGTGGGTCACTCAGGTCCATGATCCTGTTACAACAGAAATCTAGAAAATTGTGATTACAGTTTAGTGCATTCAAGTGTGTAAaccatttccatttatttccatcaTGCTACAAAGTGGGTGGGCAAGACAGAGTCTGCCGGGGGCAGAGCGCCGGGGCTGGAAATCTCCCTTCCTGTGGAGGAAACCCTCCCGACCCCCAGGATGATGGTCCTCTCTCACCAGGGGGCCTCTTTTGACCCCCACAGTGCCCTGGGGGTGGGCGATGATCACCTTCACTTCATGATGGATCCAGACCCCAGGAGGGCAAGGTTCCCATGGAAGCTGCTGGGCAGCGGGAGGTGAACACGGATCCTTCCCAGCAAGGCAGGAACACTTTCTCCAAAGAGAGCTCGAGACCGTCCCCCATAGCAAAGCAGACAAGAGAAcagcccctcttggcctcccctGGGGCACCCTCACCTAAGCCAGTGTGGCCAGACTGAGCTCCTCCCCTCCTATGCGCCAAGACAGGAACAGGGACGGGGGGGTGGCGGGGTGCTCTGGGCTCCTCTTTCACCCCCTGCTGCAGGCTGTCAACCGCCAGATCTCAATAGGTTGCTTTCTGAGACTTTTGACTCCGCGGAGCTCAGAGCCTGAAGCTCTTGTGTTAGAACCTCTTGCATAAGATCCTGCGGCGGCCCCCAGCCAGCCCCGTCTGTCCACTGTCTTTCTCCTCTAGATCCCTTTCCTCTCTGCCCTGCTTCAAGCTGTTTCACAGCTTGTACCCTCTGTCGGCTCCTCCTAGACCACCCCACCCCGTCCTCTCACCTGACCTGCAAcgggcctccacctcctgaacaCACCTGGGTCTCCGGAACGGCCTTTGCCCATGCGGCTCCATCTTCACCTGGTGAATCTCCTCCTGCAAGGAGCCCCCCCTGCTTTGTTCAGCCTGCTTGTCATTGGCCCCTCCTGGGAGTGCCCTGCCCCCATGGTCACCCTGGGCACCCTGGGACAACGGCCTCGCGTTGTCTCGCACATGCTGTTGCCTTTCTCCTCCACCAGATCcttagactcttttttttttttttttttgagacggagtcttgctctgtcactcaggctggagggcaatggtgcgatcttggctcattacaacctctgcctcctgggttcaagtgattctcctgcctcagcctcccaagtagctgggattacacacgtgtgCCACGATGCCCGcctaatgttttgtgtttttagtagagatggggcttcaccatgttggtcaggctggtcttgaactcctgacctcaagtgatccatctccttcggcctcccgaagtgctgggattacaggcttgagcctggGCCCAGATATTTAGACTCTTAATCATGACTTCTCTGGGTTTAATTTCTGGGTCCCTCTCACCTGACACAGTCCCCGGCTTTTGCTGTGCTAGCTCCCGCTTCTCATGCGCACAaatggtgctcagtaaatatctacGTATTGAGTAAAATTTAATAATCATTTGTTgaaattaaaaagtgaataaataagttACCTAGAAAGACGCAAAGTCCACAAACCCGGGGCATCTTGCATTTTCCCTGAGCGTAATGTTTGCACATCAGGATGTGAGGACAACATCTCCCTCTCATGTCCTGAGGGTTTTATATCTGCCTCACCAGACGGTTGCTGATGTCATTGGAGAAGGAAGCTGGATGGGTGTGTGCATGATAACATCAAGGAATTCAACCCACAACTTACTTTGCTTCTTACCTGTGCACTTTCAGAGACGTGTACAGTGGCCCCCCATGAAAGACAGAATTGTGGTTTTCCCGGTGTCACGCCCTCCCAGTGTGCAAATAAGGGCTGCTGTTTCGACAACACCGTTCGTGGGGTCCCCTGGTGCTTCCATCCTAAGACCATCGACGTCCCTCCAGAAGGTACGGCCTTTTTATACCGTGGGTTCTGAAGATTTAGAATTAGTTAGGAAAGTCACTTAAGACTACAGAGGCTCTGATCAGCATCACCAGCTATGCCTTTACCCGGCGTCACGGCCGCAGGTGGTGGTGCAATGGGGTAGCCTGAGTCAGGCTGCATTCAGGTCTGGGAATAGAAAGGCAGGGCTAAGGGGCT
This genomic window contains:
- the TFF1 gene encoding trefoil factor 1, whose translation is MRGSGGLSSLTQGRLWSREEAMAAMENKVICALVLVSMLALGTLAEAQTETCTVAPHERQNCGFPGVTPSQCANKGCCFDNTVRGVPWCFHPKTIDVPPEEECEF